Part of the Synergistaceae bacterium genome is shown below.
GAGCAGGGCTATCTCCGTCTCCTTCTTGGTGAGGTCGAAGGGCTCGAGCCTCAGGCGGATCCGCATCTCGGAGCGCGAGATCTTCCTCCTGCGCTCTTCTTGAGGCGCACCCTGCCCGTCGGAACCGCTCAGAGCCGTCTGCATACGGATCACCTCCCCTTAGCGTCGGAGGAGGGAGAATTCCCTCCTCCGAAAGGCCCCTTATTTTTGCACCTGGGCCTTGTCGCCCAGCGCCTCTATCTGCTCGTCGGGGAACTGCCCTTCCTTGACGCTGACCCTCTTCAGCTTGGGCAGGTCCTTGAATACCGAGACGTCCTCGATCCCCGTCGTGTCTATCAGTATCAACCACTCAAGCTTCGGCAGCGCCGCGACGGCGGGTGCGTTCTTGACCTCCGAGCCGCGGACGAACAGGTTGACAAGCTTCTTATGCTCCGAGAAGACCGACAGGTCTATCGGCGCACCCTTCATGGACTCGAAGCTGACCTTGGTCAGCTCGGGGCACTTGGCGAGCGGCGAGTAGTCGTCTATCTCCTCGCGGAGCATGCTGATCTCCTTGAGCTTGGGCATGTTCTCCACGTACTCGAGAGTGTCGAGGGCGGAGAGGCCGCCGGCCAGCTCCTCCAGCTTGGTCAGCTTCGCCAGAGGCGAGTAGTCCTCGAACTTGGTCGCGTAGATCCAGATGTATTTCAGCTCCGCCAGGTTCTCCACCGGGCTCATGTCCTTTGCGGGAATCCCGTAGAGGCTCAGCCTCTTCATCTTGGTCAGCCCCGAGATGGGGGACAGGTCCTCCACGCTGGTCATGTAGAGGCTGAGGTCCTCGAGATCCTCCATGTCGGCCAGCATCGAGATGTCCTCCACTCCGCCCTTCGCACCGCCGTAGAGGTGCAGCTTCTTGAGCTTGACCTTGCCCTTCAGCGAGGATGCGTCCGTGATTCCCTCGGGCATCATGAAGAAGGCCAGGGACTCCAGGTCGTTCATTCCGGTCAGGAAATCGAGGTCGGGGTACTGGACTCCGCGGATCTCGAGCTCCTTCATGTTCACCAGCGCGCCTAGCGGAGCGAGGGTGGTCACCTCCCTGACGCTGTCCAGCTTCAGGTATGTCAGCCCTACGAGGGCGGACAGGGGCGACAGGTCGGTGATCTCGTTGTTCCTCTCGATCAGCAGTCCGGTCAGCATGTCGGCTAGCGGAACCAGCTTCTTGAGGTCTTCATCGCCAACGTCCTTGCCTATGCGAAGGGGCTTTCCGGCTGCTATGTCCGGATCCTCTCGGATCATGTCCACGAACTCGTCCGTGATGCCGCCCGTTATCATCGGGCCGAACGTCTTGCTGCCCTTGTACACCGGGTCCGCCGCGAACCCGGCCGACGCCGACACGATCAGAAAAGCAAAGACCAGAACTGCTGCAAGCATCTCTCTTTTCATGGTATACGCACCTCCCTAGTTTTTTAGTCCTAGTGCATGAATGCGGCGACCGCCGCGCCTATCACCATCAGCGCTATTCCAAGATAGAAAGTTCCTTTCGCGGAGCCCTTGAGGTTCTCTATGACCTCCTCCGCCGACCTGGTCGAGACTATGAAGGGCTTGCCCGCCTCGGACGGCTTGCCTATGCGCAGCGCGCCCCCCGACTTCCTCCCCTCCCCGACCACGTACAGAGGGTGACCGAGCGGTATGATACTTTCCTTGTAGCGGAAGCCCAGTGTGCCGCCGCTCGCGGGCGCCGTGAACTGCACCCCAAAGAAGCTGTAGGTCTTCTTGCTGTCGAACGGCTCGAAACGGTCCTCTCCGTCCCGCAGGTAGAGGGATGCCCCGTCCATGTCCACTGCGACCCTGACGTCTCCATCGGCGATGTAGAGCGGAGAGGGACTCTTTCTGGACGAGATCGTCTCGGAGCTTCTCCTGGTCGTCACCCTCATATTTCCGTCCTCGTCCCTCTTCCTTTCCTCCTTCTCGAACTCGCGTATCACGGTCGCCTCGAAGTAGGCGCAGGGAGTCTCGCTGTAGGGCGCCTTCAGCTCTCCGTCCGTCTCGGCCTTTCCGTGGGTCGCCACCATGTCGCGGAAGCTGTCGCCAAGTCCCTCGTCCGCGAGGGATTTCCACGTGTCGCTGAACTCCGCGAGGGACAGTGGCCTCATGAACTTCAGCTCGGTGATCTTCCCCTCCGTCTTCTTCTTCTGGACGAAGGAGAGATAGGCACCTCCGGCGACCAGCAGGCCGCCGACTCCGATCGCAAGCATGTTCATCTGATCTCCTCCTTAGTAGTACTCCTTCAGAATATCGTCGTACTGGTCGGCGTAGGCCGCGACGGTCTGCAGGGCGCCGAGAAGCTCGCTCTTGTCCAAGTTCGCCCCCGGGATGGAGCAGGAGAGCATAACCGTGTTGTCGAAGACGAGGGAGAAGGCCCCCAGGGGCAGCTCGGCGTTCAGTCTCATGAAGTCCACCGCCGCCCTCCTGCCGTCCACGTCGTCCGCCAGGTAGGAGAACACCTTGACCAGCACATCCTCGCTGTGCCACGGGTTGACCGTAACCTGTATGGTCGCGCTGCCGAACTCGAACTGAACGAGGTCGTCCACCTTCGTCAGATCGCCCTCGTCGAAAAACTCATCCAGCCATTTGTCCACCTTGGCGCGCGCTTCGGCGAGCAGCTTCTCGTTGACTCCGTCCTTCAGGATCGGGAACTTATGCATCGTCCCCACCCCCCATCTTCTCCATCAGCTTGGCCATCTCGGCCTCCAGCGCCATGTCCTTCTCCATCGTCCTGAAGGCTTCGTCCTCGGGAAGCTCGCCGGTCAGCTCGCCGAACGCCTCAGCCTCAGCCTCCATCCCCTCTATCTTCTTCTCCATCTTCTCGAACTTCGCGAACGCGCTCTGCGAGGTCGCTCCGCTCATCGCGCTGGAGAACTCCTTCTGGGTCTTGGCGGTCTGGGCGCGCGCCACGAGAGTGGACTGCTTCATCCTGGCCTCGTCGAGCTTCATCTTAAGGGTGTCGAGCTGTCCCCGAAGCTGCGACACGGTGGACGACGCCTGAGCGACCATCGACTCGTACTGCTTCGCCTGCCCGTCGAAGACGATCTTCTTGGAAAGGGCCTGCTTGGCCAGGTCGGCATTGCCGCCCTTCATGGCCAGAGCCGCCTTCTCCTCCCACGCCTTGGACTGTGTGATGGCGTTGTCCTGCTGCTTGCGCAGATCCTTCTCGTTGGCCATGGCCTTTGCAAGGGCCGCGGTGGACTTGACAAGCCCCTCCTCCATCTCGATGATCATCTGCTTGACCATCTTCTCCGGATCTTCCATCCGGTCCAGCATGTCGTTGACGTTGGACTTGAAGATGTCCGTCACTCGCGCAAAAATGCTCATGTTCCCCCTCCTTTGCACTTTTGTTTTTTCCGTTTTAGAACGGCTCGAACGTCAGAGCCGGCTCCAGTCCCAGCGACCTTTTACGCTTGGCGTGATCCTCCATCATCATTCTTATGGTCTTGACGGCCTCGACTCTCTCGACGATGAAATCGGACAGTGCGTAGTCCGCCTCTATCTGCTCGGGGTGCTGGCGGCGTTCGAGCTTCTCGAGCGTACTTTTCGCCTCCTGACGCCAAGCGGGAGGATCATCGTTCTGCACTCTCGGATCCTCCAGATACCGCTTGAGCGCATCTATCTGCTCCTTCCCCCCGGCAGCTGTGTCCGCCGCCCTCTTGAGCCTCCTGTACACCTCCGGGCCGTACTTCTCATCGTAACGCCTGATCTGCTCCCTCTCCAACGCCGTGAGATGCGCATCGTCCTTCAGGGCCTTCTTGCGTCGGGCCATGTCCTGCTCCTGCCCCTCCAACGCCATAAGCAGCGACAGCATGGTGATGCGAGCCTCGTCGGCGACCGCGGAGAGCCCGACGAACCTTATTCCCTCGAAATGGGGTATTCCCTTGAAGATCTCCTCCCTGAAGAAGGCCGCGTAGGCGTCCATATAGTCCGCCCTGGACTTCTTGTACAGATCCAGCCTGGCCTTGGGAAGAGGCGCCCACCTGGCGACCCCCTCGGTTATCTCCCTTGCGATCAGAGGATACCGCTCCCCTGAGTTCCTCCAGGACTCGACGATCTTTTCCACTATCTTGTACTCCTCGTCGAGCTGCTCGGCCGTGTCGAGGCGGATCGCCTCCACCATGTACAACAGGCTCTCCTGAGCGTTCCTCGATACCGCCGCGAGCTGTATCGACTCCTTCGCATACTCGAGGACCCTGCCCTTGAGCGAGGCCAACTCCGACTCGCTCAAACCGATCATGCTGCTAGGTACCACCTTGAACATCTCGGTCAGTTTTTCGCCGACGCCCTTCATCTCGTCGACGTAGGCGGCCATTCTCACCGGCGCGCTGGCTATGTCGTGCTGGATCGAGGCTATGTGGCGGTTGATCTGCAGCATCCACCCGATCACCCTGCCCGCATCCTGAATCTCTCGGGAGAACCTCAGCAGCTCCTCCGCCTCGTCGTACACGTCCTGAGCGACATCGGGGCCGATATTCCCCGCCTGAACCGCGCCGAAGCGGACCCTCTCGATCGCCCTGTCGAGCGCCGGGAGAAGTTCCGCCAGCTCCACGACCTCAGGCGACGAGTAGCTTCTCTCCACCAGCTCTCTCCACTTGCCGGTCATCTTCGATGCATCGGTCGACATCAGCTTCATTACGGCCTCCACCTCGCCCGACGCCGCCATCAGCTGCTCCTGGACCTCGGAGATCCTCCTCTCTACAGAGGAGACCATCTCCGACAGGACGGAGGGCAGCCCCTCCTGTGCTTGGCACGCCTGACAGGTGAAAAGGGCCATTATCAGCAGAAGCACCGAAAGAATCGTTCTGAATCTCGTCTTCATATCCGTCGCCCCCTTAGAACGGCTGCTCGAAGTTGTCGATGTACCAGCGTCCCTTGTCCCTGCGTACCAGGTAGTGAGGCTTGGGCGACCCGTACTGGCGCCCGTTCTCGTCCCACGCCCTGGTGACGACTGTCGCCTGCTCGACCAACTCCCCGGATATCTCCCGTATCTTATCCTTCTGCTCCTCGTCGAGGAAGAAGTCCTCCATCCCGGTGCCGCTGTCGAACCCCTTGATCACCTCGATAACGGCTTCATCCGTCTCCACGTGGACGTAGAATCTGGCGAATCGCTCCAGGTGCAGGTCCCAGTGGTACCGCAACAGGGACATCTCGGAGCGGGTCCTCGTGCGCTTGGGGTCTATGCACTCAAGGTAGAGGTCGAAGTTCTTCTCTTTTATGGAGGCCGCGAAGATCTCCACGAGCCTCTCCGGCGTCACGTCCGACGGCACGTAGCGAACCGTGTAGAGCGGGCTCTTTATCTCCTCCATCCTCTCCTCCCCCGCGAACAGACCGCCGAGCTCCTCGGTCGGGTCGTACAGGGTGAAGGTGTGCCCTGGGATGTGGATGGCGACCGGAGTCACAACCCACCCCCACTGAGGCGCAATAGTCTTGACCTTCTCCGCCTGCGGGACGACCATCTCTATTCCGGTGATCCTGCCCAGCAGGGTCCACTTCCCCTCCTCGGGGAGATCCCTGTTGATCAGCCTGCGATAGCGCTTCAGCGCCTCGTAAGGCCCGAGCCAGTTGCGGTTCGAAATCTCCACGTAATAGTAGCCTTTAACGCCGCTGCCCACGGAGACGAACTCCCTGCCAAGGTCTATGAACTGCCCCGCCGGGTACTCGAACTCCTCCAGGATGACGTACTTTCCCGCCAGCTCCTCGATCGAGACCTCGGTCCTGTCCGGGGAGGGAAAGGCCTTCGGGAGGGCCACCGGACCGGTGAGAATCTCGTCGGTGAACTCCTTCCACTCCCGGTCGGCGAGGTCGCCGAACAGTTTTTTGAGCTTCTGCTCGTTCTCGCGGTAGACCAGCATCTCGGGGGTGATCTCCATGAAGTCCCCCTTGCTCTTCATGAGCGCGGCCTTCGCCCTCTGGAACAAGGCCTCGACCGCCGGGTCCTCCGGGTACTTCTCCTTGAGATCCCTTACTCGCTTGAGGGCCTCGTTTTCGTCGTACCCGAGCTTGAAGGGCTGCCCCCTGGAGCGGACCACCCTGTCCTCGAACTTCTTAAGAAAGAACTCCGCTCGTGTCACGTCGTTCTTGGGTGCCTGCTCGGCCGCCTCCGTACGCGCCGAAATGACAGAGACAAACAGGACGACGATAAAAAGCAGGAACCAGACTCTTTTCAAACGACAGCTCATAGGTTTCATCTCCTCTCGCCTTCGGGATGTCTTCAGAATGCATTGTAGCATCATCAAGCCTTTGTCACCCCATCCCGAGGCTAAAATACAGGGGTGGTATTTCCCACCCCTAAGAGGACTTCCGTCCCCATCCGTGTTTTCATCCTCAAGGGTGACAATACTCACCCCTTCCTCACCCCTCGACTAGCCCAAATTCTCCCTTAGCTCCAGTCGATTGGCGGTGCCCGTTTTCCTGTAGATGTTGCGCAGATGGTACTTCAACGTGTTCTGAGTTATAAAGAGCATGGAGCAGATGTTCCGGTCCTTCTGTCCCTTGAGCAGCAGCAGGGCTATCTCCGTCTCCTGCCGGGTCAGGTTGAACTCCATTAGCCTCGCTCGCAGCAGGAGCTCCTCCTCCGCCTTCTTTTCCTCGGGCGTCGCCGACTTGACCGGCTCCCCGGCTCCGTCAGCGACGGGAGAGGGATCCTCCCCGCTCCTCTCCGGCTGAAGCGGCACTTCCGCTCCGTCCCAGAGGACCAGCATCAGCAGAAGCAGACAGACGCCGGGGACCAGCAGCGAGATATATCCCGTCTCGCCGGAGAAGGCGGGCAGATGGACCGTACCTCCGGCCAGGACGATCAGAAAGAGCCCTCCGTGAACCACCCTCTTGCGCCCCTCCCCGGAGCGCGAAGCAAAGTAGATCAGGAGCAGCCAGGCGTAGAGATCCAGAAAGGCGAGCCCTGTCTCCAACAGCAGGCTCGGCAGGGCGTACAGCGGCGAGAAGGCCATAAGAAAGAGGGCTGTGGCGATGAAGGGGAACGCCCCCTTGTAGAAGGTCCGCAACTCCGCCCTGGGATAGAAGCGGAAAGCAGCAGCCGCGGCCAGGGATGCGACGACGCCGGTCAGACCGTCGATGAACGGGGCGGCCGAGCGCTGCGCATGAAAGAGAGCGGGCTTTAATCCCAGCAAGAACCCGTTGGCCGCGTACAGGCAGAAGAGAAAGACGGACAGCCTCCAGAATGGCAGCCTTGCCGTCCTTGCAGGGGCTTCCTTCGCCTCGGGCCCCCCCGCCGTAGAGAGGATGAGGCCCGCAGACAGAACGGGGGCCAGGATCGACAAGAGCAGAGGGGCGACGAGCGAGGCGAGGAGTCCCGCGATGGCCGCGACCAGCGGCGCCAGTCCGAAGACGACGGCGACATCGTCGGGGATGAGCGATGTCAGCGACATGCCCAACATGCCTATCAGCATGGCGGCCCCCGCAGCGGATAAGACCAGGCCCGACACCGCCGCTATAGACGAAAACGGCACGCCGAGCCTGGTTGAAAGGTGCAGAAGAAGCGGCAGCAAGAGCATCGAGATAGCGCCGAGGAGGCCCGTGTGACGCTCGTCGCCTGGCCCGCCCGGAATTATCGCCTGCACCAAGTAGGTCAGCCCGTGCACCCCCAGGAAGAGATGCACGGGGTTCCAGCCCGAATACCCCGCCTCCGACAACCGTTCCATAAGACCGTACCGGAGGAAGACGGATCCCATCCAGGCGAAGAGCAGACCCATCCCCGCCGCGGCGGAGACGATTCTGCGGACTCTCATAGGAGGACCCCCTTGCCAAGCGACCGTCCTCCGGAAAGCAACGGGGGGGCCGCCAAATACCTTGAGCAGTCCGATCGGCAGTTCATGCAAATCATCCCCTTCCGTCCTCGGCTTTACGGTACTATTCTACCAGTGCAGCGGAGACAATTCCCCATCCCCTGTCGGATCTCCGAGGTGGTTTTTCCCACCCCGTACGAGTATCGGCACCCCTCTTTTCACATCCACGGACAATATGATATCCTTTTTTTCGGGAATAACTATTTTTAAGGAGGAACATTTACATGTCCGTAAAGAATGCTATGACAGCGGAGTTCCTGCGCTCCGCCTACGGCGGAGAGAGCATGGCTCAGATGCGCTACCTCAGCTGGGCCGACAAGGCCGACAAGGAGGGCTTCCCGATGATCGCCCGCCTCTTCAGGGCGGTCGCTTATGCCGAGCAGGTTCACGCCAATAACCATTTCAACGTACTCGGAGGCGACGTCGCAGACACGGCGGTGACCGCCGGGGCCGTGTTCGGCATCAAGGACACGGCGGAGAACCTGCTGGGCGGGATCATGGGCGAGGACCACGAGATAGAGCAGATGTACCCGGTCTACTACGAGGCCGCGAAGTTCCAGGGAGAGAAGGATGCGATGCGCACATTCAACTTCGCCCTCCAGGCGGAGAAGCAGCACGCAGACCTCTTCAGAAAGGCCAGGGAGTGCGCGCTGGAGAAGAAGGACGTCGGCTTCCAAGCGATCTACGTTTGCCCCGTCTGCGGTCACACGATCGAGGACGAGGCGCCGGACAAGTGCCCGGTGTGCGGCGTCGCGAAGGACAAGTACAGGAGATTCTGATTCAGGACAGCGAAGAGGGGGGCGGAACGCCCCCCTCTCTTGTTTATCGCCTCAGTTGGTCTCTTCCTCGGACGCCGAGTGCTCGTCATCCACCTCGCCAACAGGCTCCTCGACCACCGGCTCCTCAGGCTCTACCACCTCTTCAACTTCAACCGGCACCTCGGCCTCTTCGACAGCCTCTTCAGCCTCTTCGGCCTCCTCGACCTCTTCGGCCTCCTCGACTATCGGCTCTTCTTCAGGCTCGGATTCGTCAACCTCGACCACCGGCTCCTCGAACTCAGGCTCTTCCACCTCTTCGACTTCAACCGGAGCCTCGGCCTCTTCGACAGCCTCCTCGACCTCTTCGGCCTCCTCGACTATCGGCGCCTCCTCCGGCTCGGCATCGTCAACCTCGACCACCGGCTCCTCGAACTCAGGCTCTTCCACCTCTTCAACTTCAACCGGCACCTCGGCCTCTTCGACAGCCTCATCGACCTCTTCGGCCTCCTCGACTATCGGCTCCTCCTCAGGCTCGGATTCGTCAACCTCGACCACCGGCTCCTCGAACTCAGGCTCTACCACCTCTTCAACTTCAACCGGCACCTCGGCCTCTTCGACAGCCTCTTCAGCCTCTTCGGCCTCCTCGACTATCGGCTCCTCCTCCGGCTCGGCATCGTCAACTTCGGCAGCAGGCTCCTCGACCAACGGCGCCTCCACCTCTTCAACTTCAACCGGAGCCTCCGCCTCTTCGACAGCCTCCTCGACCTCTTCGGCCTCCTCGACTATCGGTTCCTCCTCGGGCTGACTGTAGACGCCGGTCACCGAGCTCAAACTCCCCGCTTCAACCTTCGCCGCGATCGGATCAGGAGCGATCCAGCCCTCGACGTCAGAGAATGATATCTCGTGCTCGCCGGGGGTCAGGCCCTGCACCACCTCGCCGCTCGAGTACTCCCCCTCGCCATCCAGGCACCACAGAGCCTCCTCCGGGCCCTCGATGACGGCGGAGACGGATCCCTTCACCTGCTCGTACTCCGCTTCAACCGGGGTTATCTCGTCCTTTTCGACCGTTACAGCGAGCGGTTCTGGCGCGATCCAACCCTCGGCCTCGCCGAAGCCAACGGTGTGCTCTCCCGTCGGAAGGCCCCGGACCACCTCTCCGCTGGAGTACTCGTCCTCGCCTCCCAGGTTCCACAGGGCGTCCCCGGGCCCTTCGATGGAGACTGAGAGAGAGCCAGTGTGACGCTTGTAATCTCCCGCGGCTATGGTGGTCACGTCACGGAACACCGTTATCGGCTGATCCTCGGGCGTCTCCCATCCCTCGACCTCAAGGAAGCTCACCTTGCGATCACCCACGGGGACGACCTTCGACGCCTCGCCCGCTGCATGAGCTCCTTCGACGCCCTCCACGAACCACCTGGCCTCCTCCGGCCCCTCGATGTAGACGGCCACGGTACCGACATGCTGCAAGTACCAGCCTCTCAGCTCCGTCACCGCGTCCTTTGCTACGACGAGCCCGTGGTCAAGCGGCTTGTCCCAGCCCTCGACGTCGGAGAAGATTATCGTATGCTCGCCTGTTGCAATATCTCCTACGGTAGCTCCGCTGTGGTGGCTCCCCTCGCCGTCGACGCTCCAGCGCGCCGTGGCCGGCCCCTCGATTGTCACAGCCACCGAGCCGAGGTGCCGCTTGTAGCCGGGTTCAGCCTTCGCCAAGGAATCCTTAGCCACAGTCAGCTGGAACTCCTTCGGGGAGTCCCATCCATCCACCTGCGAGAAGCTGATCCTGTGCGTTCCAACAGGAACTCCGTCCACAGTCTCGCCCTTCTCGTAGCTCCCCTCCCCGTCAAGGATCCAGCGCCCCTCCCCGGGTCCGCTGAAGGGGATCCTGATCGAGCCCCTGTGGATGGTAAACACCGCATCGACCTTCGCCGTCTCGTCCTTGGTCACTGTGACCGAGACATCGTCCGGCTCGTCCCAATCTAAAAGATCGTAGAATGTCACGGTGTAATCGCCCACAACGAGGTCCCTGACCACCTCGCCGTCCTTGTGGAAGTTCTCTCCGTCCATAGTCCAGCGGGCCTCCACCGGACCGTCGATATTCACCTGGATCGCGCCCCTATGGCGCTTGTAGGCGACCTCCGCCTTTGCAAGGGCTTCGTTCGCCACTGTGACCGTCAGGCTCTCCGGCTCGTCCCAATCGTCCACCTTCGAGAAGGAGATGCTATGCGCCCCGACGACCACGCCCTGAACGACCTCGCCGCTGGCGTAGACTCCTTCGCCGTCCAGGTGCCAGGTGGCCTCCTCCGGCTCGGTGATGTCGACGGTTATCGAGCCCCTGTGCTCCGAGTATGCGCCCTCGGCCTTGGCCGTCGCGTCCTTGGCCACCAGGACCGTTGCTCGCTCCGGCGTGTGCCAGTCCGGGACATCCGAGAAGACGACCGTGTACTCGCCCACGGGCACACCCGACAAGACCTCGCCGGCCGCGAGAGCCCCGTCAACTCCGTCCAAGTGCCACTTGGCCGCCTCGGGCCCTTCGATCGCCACTGCCACCGAGCCAGTGTGCTTCTCGTAAGCCTTGTCCAACTCCGCCACGGAGTCGCGCTTCACGGACACCTGGATCGAGGCGGGGCTGTCCCAGTCGCGGACCGCGGAGAAGGAGATCGTGTAGTCGCCCACCGGCAGATCGGACACCGTCTCGCCGTTCACGTAGAGACCCCTGCCGTTTATGGCCCAGCTTGCGTCGTCCGGGCCTTCGATGTTCACCTTTATCGAGCCGACATGCCGGACGTAGACCCCGCGAGAGTAAATCGTCGAATCCTTCTCCACCTGTATGGCGATGTCGGCGGGCCTGTCCCAGTCGGGAACATCGGCGAAGCCT
Proteins encoded:
- a CDS encoding YbjN domain-containing protein: MHKFPILKDGVNEKLLAEARAKVDKWLDEFFDEGDLTKVDDLVQFEFGSATIQVTVNPWHSEDVLVKVFSYLADDVDGRRAAVDFMRLNAELPLGAFSLVFDNTVMLSCSIPGANLDKSELLGALQTVAAYADQYDDILKEYY
- a CDS encoding PspA/IM30 family protein, which gives rise to MSIFARVTDIFKSNVNDMLDRMEDPEKMVKQMIIEMEEGLVKSTAALAKAMANEKDLRKQQDNAITQSKAWEEKAALAMKGGNADLAKQALSKKIVFDGQAKQYESMVAQASSTVSQLRGQLDTLKMKLDEARMKQSTLVARAQTAKTQKEFSSAMSGATSQSAFAKFEKMEKKIEGMEAEAEAFGELTGELPEDEAFRTMEKDMALEAEMAKLMEKMGGGDDA
- a CDS encoding helix-turn-helix transcriptional regulator, with the protein product MRVRRIVSAAAGMGLLFAWMGSVFLRYGLMERLSEAGYSGWNPVHLFLGVHGLTYLVQAIIPGGPGDERHTGLLGAISMLLLPLLLHLSTRLGVPFSSIAAVSGLVLSAAGAAMLIGMLGMSLTSLIPDDVAVVFGLAPLVAAIAGLLASLVAPLLLSILAPVLSAGLILSTAGGPEAKEAPARTARLPFWRLSVFLFCLYAANGFLLGLKPALFHAQRSAAPFIDGLTGVVASLAAAAAFRFYPRAELRTFYKGAFPFIATALFLMAFSPLYALPSLLLETGLAFLDLYAWLLLIYFASRSGEGRKRVVHGGLFLIVLAGGTVHLPAFSGETGYISLLVPGVCLLLLMLVLWDGAEVPLQPERSGEDPSPVADGAGEPVKSATPEEKKAEEELLLRARLMEFNLTRQETEIALLLLKGQKDRNICSMLFITQNTLKYHLRNIYRKTGTANRLELRENLG
- a CDS encoding rubrerythrin family protein, which translates into the protein MSVKNAMTAEFLRSAYGGESMAQMRYLSWADKADKEGFPMIARLFRAVAYAEQVHANNHFNVLGGDVADTAVTAGAVFGIKDTAENLLGGIMGEDHEIEQMYPVYYEAAKFQGEKDAMRTFNFALQAEKQHADLFRKARECALEKKDVGFQAIYVCPVCGHTIEDEAPDKCPVCGVAKDKYRRF
- a CDS encoding S8 family serine peptidase, which translates into the protein MKKVKLALALLLLFLYGGCACAQPKAPNLEFVRGDVLVLMDAPGGASEVEPLSGRVAEATGSKVIRTYEAIADASGKCIFQIKSAEKPVDELLEEVRALPGVRGATPNYIVKILASQDDPELESSWGIEYIRAFDAWALATGGDEVYVAILDTGIKADHEYLASNAGSDKDGEFGKNLVSVVRGPFDDNGHGTLVAGIVGATAGDSARLLSVKVLDANGAGSYGHVMAGLDYVLGQKKRGLNIRVANMAFGAWTPEVEDLESDPFAVACRAVSDAGILLVAAAGNEGQNIDSAGGGYKGNKIYPASLSAEGVLTVTAVMENGNPVKSANHGLAVDIAAPGFEVLSTALDGGYQVINGTSAASGFAAGSAALVAIADPELSASGVKERILEFAARDKALAGRVAYGALNVGAAVKNERGSVTVAIQGPGSSRWGLDDKGRYESGYILSGVPVGDHTVTYHEVDLWSKPADLDIAVAVDEQTEVEGQYSQHKASLWVTVEGPVEGRWSLNGEELFESDQTIGKVAGKRTVTYSDVPGWDSPEPQAVTVHGNAPLALTGVYKRQTGSVVVTIVGPEGASWGLDGEGEYAGGEAAENIPTGERTIGFADVPDWDRPADIAIQVEKDSTIYSRGVYVRHVGSIKVNIEGPDDASWAINGRGLYVNGETVSDLPVGDYTISFSAVRDWDSPASIQVSVKRDSVAELDKAYEKHTGSVAVAIEGPEAAKWHLDGVDGALAAGEVLSGVPVGEYTVVFSDVPDWHTPERATVLVAKDATAKAEGAYSEHRGSITVDITEPEEATWHLDGEGVYASGEVVQGVVVGAHSISFSKVDDWDEPESLTVTVANEALAKAEVAYKRHRGAIQVNIDGPVEARWTMDGENFHKDGEVVRDLVVGDYTVTFYDLLDWDEPDDVSVTVTKDETAKVDAVFTIHRGSIRIPFSGPGEGRWILDGEGSYEKGETVDGVPVGTHRISFSQVDGWDSPKEFQLTVAKDSLAKAEPGYKRHLGSVAVTIEGPATARWSVDGEGSHHSGATVGDIATGEHTIIFSDVEGWDKPLDHGLVVAKDAVTELRGWYLQHVGTVAVYIEGPEEARWFVEGVEGAHAAGEASKVVPVGDRKVSFLEVEGWETPEDQPITVFRDVTTIAAGDYKRHTGSLSVSIEGPGDALWNLGGEDEYSSGEVVRGLPTGEHTVGFGEAEGWIAPEPLAVTVEKDEITPVEAEYEQVKGSVSAVIEGPEEALWCLDGEGEYSSGEVVQGLTPGEHEISFSDVEGWIAPDPIAAKVEAGSLSSVTGVYSQPEEEPIVEEAEEVEEAVEEAEAPVEVEEVEAPLVEEPAAEVDDAEPEEEPIVEEAEEAEEAVEEAEVPVEVEEVVEPEFEEPVVEVDESEPEEEPIVEEAEEVDEAVEEAEVPVEVEEVEEPEFEEPVVEVDDAEPEEAPIVEEAEEVEEAVEEAEAPVEVEEVEEPEFEEPVVEVDESEPEEEPIVEEAEEVEEAEEAEEAVEEAEVPVEVEEVVEPEEPVVEEPVGEVDDEHSASEEETN